A genomic stretch from Pomacea canaliculata isolate SZHN2017 linkage group LG2, ASM307304v1, whole genome shotgun sequence includes:
- the LOC112557692 gene encoding uncharacterized protein LOC112557692 — MNSTTSVTPEQSGGGESHFLSTGELWSLIAMLSVFSLTGSVGNAIALYVFSNLKQKLTSTIFILALAGTDFLTCLLTIPFTIAVEALDFKMQVDFFCKLYHFLITTTVPFSAFVMVAIAVDRYLCICHPFLHWMTERRAKFIIAALVLFTFFIGAIVCVHYSVYGEKDIPLPNTPSTWTTPHTPGHAVFHTLPGLGHALNHTLQPAYNFSLAHLAGTGSDISAEPSFTSGLSSSLSSSSSSPPPKPTTSIGEGENLTVRAITHIFCDRRKDTIDITFFDALQRIYSAFFLVSCVSVLVLYSLIYRSVIAQRRKKLRIRSATCCFLWDGPGVSKGEPSEVTTALELSQANGEHTKSRADDAAATDELRAPSNGSSRAAPTSRTRLERMRMANIKTALMLFVVTLVFIISFLPAWLIALEIVKLPVIVFYMYFFYNVVNPIIYAFMNQTFRAELQKLFACRR, encoded by the exons ATGAACTCGACAACCTCTGTGACTCCGGAGCAAAGCGGCGGGGGGGAGAGCCACTTCCTGAGCACCGGCGAGTTGTGGTCCCTGATCGCCATGCTGTCAGTCTTCTCCCTTACGGGCAGCGTGGGCAACGCCATCGCCCTCTACGTCTTCTCCAACCTCAAGCAg aagcTGACGTCCACCATCTTCATCCTGGCGCTGGCGGGCACTGACTTTCTCACCTGCCTGCTGACCATCCCCTTCACCATCGCCGTGGAGGCCCTGGACTTCAAGATGCAGGTGGACTTTTTCTGCAAGCTCTACCACTTCCTCATCACCACCACCGTGCCCTTCTCGGCATTCGTCATGGTGGCCATCGCGGTGGACCGCTACCTGTGCATCTGCCACCCGTTCCTGCACTGGATGACCGAACGGAGAGCCAAGTTCATCATCGCTGCTCTCGTCCTCTTCACCTTTTTCATCGGCGCCATCGTGTGCGTGCACTACTCGGTGTACGGGGAGAAGGACATCCCCCTGCCCAACACCCCCAGCACGTGGACCACGCCCCACACCCCGGGTCACGCCGTCTTTCACACGCTACCCGGCCTGGGCCATGCGCTGAACCACACGCTGCAGCCCGCCTACAACTTCTCCCTCGCCCACCTGGCAGGAACAGGAAGTGACATCAGCGCCGAGCCGTCCTTCACGTCAGGTTTGTCGTCGTCCttgtcgtcgtcctcctcctcgcCGCCACCAAAGCCAACGACAAGCATCGGAGAGGGGGAGAACCTGACGGTGCGCGCCATCACCCACATCTTCTGCGACCGCCGCAAGGACACCATCGACATCACCTTCTTCGACGCCTTGCAGAGGATTTACTCCGCCTTCTTCCTGGTGTCGTGCGTGTCCGTGCTGGTGCTCTACTCCCTCATCTACCGCTCCGTCATCGCGCAGCGCCGCAAGAAGCTTCGCATCCGCTCCGCCACCTGCTGCTTCCTGTGGGACGGGCCCGGGGTCAGCAAGGGCGAGCCCTCCGAGGTCACCACAGCGCTGGAGCTGTCGCAGGCCAATGGCGAGCACACCAAGAGCCGCGCCGACGACGCGGCGGCGACGGATGAGCTGCGCGCGCCCTCCAACGGCTCCAGTCGTGCCGCACCCACCTCGCGCACGCGCCTGGAGAGGATGCGCATGGCCAACATCAAGACGGCGCTCATGCTCTTCGTCGTCACGCTCGTCTTCATCATCTCCTTCTTGCCGGCCTGGCTCATCGCCCTGGAGATTGTCAAGCTGCCTGTCATCGTCTTCTACATGTACTTCTTCTACAACGTCGTCAACCCCATCATCTACGCCTTCATGAACCAAACCTTCCGGGCCGAGTTGCAGAAGCTGTTCGCGTGCCGGCGCTGA
- the LOC112557855 gene encoding uncharacterized protein LOC112557855 yields the protein MATCWPDDSYATGVKAGDVTPDSDVYTITDDSLPSHMRSLLPSHERHVQDLLLLERRRRRVRCGLSWLATLLLLTVVVVVAVLLGLHALPAHQGSAPLSREYATTALEVLLAGPHRSALTTALTTAYSAKDGAKGRTPCVTECWAFAAFRFQATCQNGFCQCHSTQYDSDTCLPHHGGCNISALGPEEGEAMLQGVKQTTYQCRQESLGDRPVHVISIFGNHWAPATHVTVRENSSAAYTLVLVSYHSVNWALNLPINSSLDKGYVVSTTHTSQSTVSFSDVDKHMTMQPLLSVTGYGQDKYGGHTPELLHFLQLRVGAVTSFLGVPHADRIDVTV from the exons ATGGCGACGTGCTGGCCTGACGACAGCTACGCCACCGGG GTCAAGGCTGGTGACGTGACCCCTGACTCGGATGTGTATACAATCACCGACGACTCGCTGCCCTCGCACATGCGCAGTCTGTTGCCGTCACACGAGCGTCACGTGCAGGATCTGTTGCTGCTGGAGCGACGTCGACGTCGTGTCCGCTGTGGGTTGTCGTGGCTGGcgacgctgctgctgctgactgtggttgttgttgtcgctgtgCTGCTTGGTTTACACGCACTTCCGGCTCACCAGGGCAGCGCCCCTCtttcaagggag TACGCCACTACGGCTCTTGAGGTTCTGCTCGCTGGTCCTCACAGGTCTGCCCTCACCACCGCCCTCACCACAGCCTACAGTGCCAAAG ATGGAGCCAAAGGGAGAACACCTTGTGTGACAGAGTGCTGGGCCTTCGCTGCCTTCCGCTTTCAGGCCACGTGTCAGAATGGCTTTTGTCAGTGTCACAGTACACAGTACGACAGTGACACGTGTTTAC CTCATCATGGCGGCTGTAACATCAGCGCCCTGGGGCCAGAGGAGGGTGAGGCCATGCTGCAGGGcgtgaagcagacgacataccAGTGTCGGCAGGAGTCCCTCGGGGATCGGCCTGTCCACGTCATCAGCATCTTCGGCAACCATTGGGCCCCCGCCACTCACGTGACTGTGAGGGAGAACTCGAGCGCCGCCTACACGTTGGTGCTAGTGAGCTATCACTCAGTCAACTGGGCGCTGAACTTGCCCATCAACTCCAGCTTGGACAAGGGTTATGTG GTGTCCACGACCCACACGTCACAGTCCACCGTGTCTTTCTCTGACGTGGACAAGCACATGACCATGCAGCCTCTGCTGTCGGTGACGGGGTATGGGCAGGACAAGTATGGTGGACACACCCCCGAGCTCCTGCACTTCCTGCAGTTACGGGTGGGCGCCGTCACCTCCTTCTTGGGCGTTCCCCATGCTGACCGCATCGACGTCACGGTGTGA